In Leishmania major strain Friedlin complete genome, chromosome 34, the following proteins share a genomic window:
- a CDS encoding amastin-like protein, with product MALRISMIVYVVLQFIAFFFVLVGTPLDMFRGNDPVAAYRSVCITLWGWKSRCTSSVYEAGVDELWRDCGGRRKRFRAAQVLAVISIFVYGAAFVLGVLLLCCCSIFRLLCLALNIVGVFTLSVVWVVMVVTYYKHEALTCPNLKGFFNYGAGFALFLVAWCLDIINIAVLLLPCQNRGLSVSEKLEEEDELQPAPEAEPMQESAQHGEKVQ from the coding sequence ATGGCGTTGAGGATCAGCATGATAGTATATGTAGTCCTCCAGTTCATCGCGTTCTTTTTCGTGCTGGTGGGTACGCCGCTCGACATGTTTCGGGGGAATGATCCAGTTGCTGCCTACAGGAGTGTTTGCATCACCCTATGGGGCTGGAAATCGCGTTGCACATCTAGCGTGTACGAAGCTGGTGTGGACGAACTATGGCGGGATTGTGGGGGCCGCCGCAAGCGTTTCCGCGCTGCTCAGGTGTTGGCTGTCATCTCCATCTTCGTGTACGGCGCGGCGTTCGTCTTGGGCGTCCttctgctgtgctgctgctcgatcTTCCGCTTGTTGTGCCTGGCTCTCAACATCGTGGGCGTCTTCACTTTAAGCGTCGTCTGGGTGGTCATGGTGGTGACCTACTACAAGCATGAGGCTCTTACTTGCCCGAATCTCAAGGGTTTCTTCAACTATGGAGCCGGGTTCGCTCTCTTCTTGGTGGCCTGGTGCCTGGACATCATCAACATCGCCGTCTTGCTCCTCCCGTGCCAGAACAGAGGGCTTTCTGTGAGTGAAAAGcttgaggaggaggatgagctTCAGCCTGCGCCGGAAGCGGAGCCGATGCAGGAGTCTGCACAGCATGGAGAGAAGGTGCAGTAA
- a CDS encoding putative splicing factor ptsr1 interacting protein, with product MDVIPPEYDPVTRERVYRQEWLEYFHYIGFETAIRDYPAEYRALFPRGHHKPPVMPPPLPVGGTKSQTASTSATAANMFIADDDDKEVGKGGDTEDDWSSLISSSLSSAASTPRDAPREDARAENVERTARDERSSRRQTSSRHDDRHHSSRRHCDRDSDERRRRHHSDDEERRHRHRHHSSRGSDYHHSTSSGMSRRRRRSDDRDNRDERRSSRVHSSEESSRRYRRETTSGSSRTHAYEDRREDALRRRNNTYRR from the coding sequence ATGGATGTGATTCCGCCCGAGTACGATCCGGTGACTCGAGAGCGCGTGTATCGGCAGGAGTGGCTCGAATACTTTCACTACATCGGCTTTGAAACAGCGATACGTGATTACCCGGCTGAGTACCgcgccctcttccctcgTGGACATCACAAGCCGCCAGTcatgccgcctccgctgcctgTCGGGGGTACGAAGTCTCAGACGGCATCCACCTCCGCGACGGCCGCAAACATGTTCATTGCCGATGATGATGACAAGGAGGTCGGAAAGGGCGGTGACACCGAAGATGACTGGTCCTCGCTCATCTCTTCATCGTTGTCTTCCGCAGCCTCAACGCCGCGCGATGCACCCCGTGAGGACGCGCGAGCCGAAAATGTCGAGCGGACGGCTCGCGACGAGCGCAGCAGTCGCCGGCAGACTTCGAGCCGCCACGATGACCGCCACCATTCAAGCCGACGCCACTGCGACCGAGACAGTGATGAGCGTCGGCGGAGACACCATAGCGACGAtgaggagcggcggcatcggcaccggcaccacaGTTCTCGAGGAAGCGATTATCAtcacagcaccagcagcggcatgagccgccgccgcagacgctCTGATGACCGAGATAACCGTGACGAGCGACGATCGTCAcgcgtgcacagcagcgaggaAAGTAGTCGCCGGTATCGCCGAGAGACGACCAGCGGTAGCTCGCGTACTCATGCCTACGAGGACCGTCGTGAGGATGCGCTACGCCGTCGCAATAACACATACAGGCGCTAG